From one Verrucomicrobiota bacterium genomic stretch:
- a CDS encoding type II/IV secretion system protein, whose protein sequence is MASRDDALIDTLLDMGLVTNEQLDAARPEADQTGEGVVDTLVAKKLLRPADVARAKAAHSGAEFVNLSEMRLTDDVIKSIPRHIAKRFNVVPVYKDEASLKVALSDPSDLDTIDGLQHALNTHVEILVASAEDIEAAIAQYYGARDDAVGKMIQDITEGEVEIGRFGGGGEGDDASVVEADAPIIKLVNTMIVEAFKMRASDIHLEPLATRFRVRYRIDGMLHEMKSPPKRLQAAIISRLKIMSNMSIAEKRIPQDGRIQASVGGKTIDLRVSCLPTNHGESIVMRILDKEGLRLGLGELGFFTDDQQTFERLIGLPDGILLVTGPTGSGKTTTLYSCLNFINRPDRKIITVEDPVEYVLAGINQVQVNDEIGLSFAAALRSMLRQAPNVVMLGEIRDLETATIAINASLTGHLVFSTLHTNDAPSAVTRLIDIGVKPFLVASSTRALMAQRLVRKVCKRCGAPSTPTDTELRALGLDAKKAEGATFKRGKGCADCNKTGYRGRFGIFEVFVIDDEARKLIYEKVSATVLRTRARETGMRTLREDGCRKVVAGLTTPDEVIRATVMDAD, encoded by the coding sequence GTGGCTTCAAGAGACGACGCTTTAATTGACACGCTGCTCGACATGGGGTTGGTGACCAACGAACAGTTGGATGCCGCCCGACCTGAAGCAGACCAGACCGGCGAAGGTGTCGTTGACACGCTCGTGGCCAAGAAACTACTTCGCCCTGCCGACGTGGCTCGCGCAAAAGCAGCCCACTCCGGGGCCGAGTTCGTTAATCTGAGCGAAATGCGTCTGACGGACGACGTGATCAAGTCGATTCCCCGCCACATTGCCAAGCGCTTTAATGTCGTCCCGGTTTACAAGGATGAGGCGTCCCTGAAGGTGGCGCTGAGTGATCCATCTGACCTCGATACGATCGATGGCCTTCAGCACGCCCTGAACACCCACGTGGAAATCCTCGTCGCCAGCGCCGAGGATATCGAGGCTGCGATTGCTCAGTATTACGGGGCTCGGGACGACGCCGTCGGGAAAATGATTCAGGACATCACTGAAGGTGAAGTCGAGATCGGGCGGTTCGGCGGCGGCGGCGAGGGGGATGACGCGTCGGTGGTGGAGGCCGACGCACCGATCATCAAATTGGTCAATACCATGATCGTCGAGGCGTTCAAGATGCGCGCCTCGGACATCCATCTGGAGCCTCTGGCGACGCGATTCCGGGTTCGGTATCGGATCGACGGCATGTTGCACGAGATGAAAAGCCCGCCCAAACGGTTGCAGGCGGCGATCATCAGCCGGTTGAAGATCATGTCGAACATGTCGATCGCCGAGAAGCGCATCCCTCAGGACGGGCGCATTCAAGCGTCGGTGGGCGGCAAAACCATCGATCTGCGCGTCTCGTGCCTCCCGACCAATCACGGCGAAAGCATCGTGATGCGTATTCTGGACAAGGAAGGGTTGCGCCTGGGGTTGGGCGAACTCGGGTTTTTCACGGACGATCAGCAGACCTTCGAGCGCTTGATTGGCCTCCCTGACGGGATTTTGTTGGTCACCGGGCCCACGGGCTCTGGCAAAACAACCACGCTATACTCCTGTCTAAACTTTATCAATCGGCCGGACCGAAAGATCATTACGGTGGAAGACCCGGTTGAATACGTGCTTGCGGGAATCAATCAAGTGCAAGTCAATGACGAAATCGGACTGAGCTTCGCGGCGGCATTGCGATCGATGCTCCGCCAGGCGCCCAATGTCGTCATGTTGGGGGAGATTCGCGACCTCGAAACGGCCACGATCGCGATCAACGCCTCTCTCACAGGCCATCTCGTGTTCTCGACCCTTCACACGAACGACGCGCCGAGCGCGGTCACCCGGTTGATCGACATCGGCGTCAAGCCATTCCTCGTGGCCTCATCCACGCGAGCACTCATGGCGCAACGCCTGGTGCGCAAGGTCTGCAAGCGCTGTGGCGCGCCTTCGACGCCGACGGACACGGAGTTGCGCGCGCTGGGACTGGACGCAAAGAAGGCCGAAGGCGCCACGTTCAAGCGCGGCAAAGGCTGCGCGGACTGCAACAAAACCGGCTATCGGGGGCGCTTTGGAATTTTTGAGGTTTTCGTGATCGACGACGAGGCCCGGAAACTGATTTACGAAAAAGTCTCGGCGACGGTTCTCCGGACGCGCGCCCGCGAGACGGGGATGCGCACGCTCCGGGAGGATGGATGCCGAAAAGTTGTTGCCGGACTCACCACCCCTGATGAAGTGATCCGGGCCACGGTGATGGACGCCGACTAA
- a CDS encoding type IV pilus twitching motility protein PilT, which yields MSYSMSDLLHLVVSEGASDLHIRVGAPPVIRLHGILHRVEGPPLRPEDTEELMRTITSEDNIQHVRERGGADFGFAFGELARFRVSTFRERGNFGVVLRQIPSKMLTMEQIGLPPSVREMLYKPRGLVLVTGPTGSGKTTTLASMINIINEERDEAHIITVEDPIEYYHKHKKALVTQREVNVDVPNFAEALRRALRQDPDVILVGELRDLETMEAAITAAETGHLVFGTLHTTGAAKTIDRITNAFPKEQQEMIRIQLSTVLQAVISQLLIPRVDKPGRVAVFEIMVNTPSIAALIRDNKTFRINSDIQTGAKYGMVTLDSFLLDKYQLGMISQEEVITKAQDPTTILIKLQEIEASRAAAAVH from the coding sequence ATGTCCTATTCGATGTCTGATTTGTTGCATCTGGTCGTTTCCGAAGGCGCATCTGATTTGCACATCCGCGTCGGCGCGCCGCCGGTAATACGGTTGCACGGCATACTTCACCGCGTCGAAGGCCCGCCTTTGCGTCCGGAAGACACCGAAGAACTGATGCGGACCATCACCTCGGAGGACAACATCCAGCACGTGCGCGAACGGGGGGGCGCGGACTTTGGCTTTGCCTTTGGGGAGCTGGCCCGTTTTCGCGTCAGCACTTTCAGAGAGAGGGGCAATTTTGGCGTCGTGCTGCGGCAAATCCCAAGCAAGATGCTCACCATGGAGCAAATCGGTCTGCCGCCGTCCGTGCGAGAGATGCTTTACAAACCGCGAGGATTGGTCCTGGTCACGGGGCCAACCGGCTCGGGCAAGACGACGACCCTCGCCTCGATGATCAACATCATCAATGAAGAGCGGGATGAAGCCCACATCATTACAGTCGAGGATCCCATCGAATACTACCACAAACACAAGAAAGCGTTGGTCACCCAGAGAGAGGTCAACGTGGACGTGCCAAACTTTGCGGAGGCGCTGCGCCGCGCCTTGCGCCAGGATCCAGACGTGATTCTGGTCGGTGAGTTGCGCGATTTGGAAACCATGGAAGCGGCGATCACAGCCGCGGAGACGGGCCACCTGGTGTTTGGCACGCTGCACACGACCGGCGCGGCGAAAACGATCGACCGCATTACGAACGCCTTTCCGAAGGAGCAGCAGGAAATGATTCGCATCCAGCTTTCCACCGTCTTGCAGGCGGTCATCTCGCAACTGCTGATCCCGCGCGTCGATAAGCCCGGCCGCGTGGCCGTTTTCGAGATCATGGTGAACACGCCTTCCATCGCCGCCCTCATCCGCGATAACAAAACGTTCCGGATCAATTCGGATATTCAGACCGGCGCCAAATACGGCATGGTCACGCTCGATAGTTTCCTCCTCGACAAATATCAATTGGGAATGATCTCCCAGGAGGAAGTCATCACGAAAGCTCAGGATCCGACGACGATCCTGATCAAACTGCAAGAGATAGAAGCCAGCCGCGCCGCCGCCGCCGTCCACTGA
- a CDS encoding pilus assembly protein PilB: MSDISPSPLLALIKERGLIDDLQLEEVSQEQSRTGKPIGEILNAFGIVDTFTQLQITADHLGTEVVEIREQDIPPDVLKVIPAPPARMYQCLPLEDFGSSLRVALADPLNPGVIDELGFTIGREVQVVVADPAQIERAINNLYPEDTESVSQVLKELGAELEAGRKEAAVEAPKGYDVGNLADQANATPIIKFVNLVLYQAIQDRASDIHFEPFEDEFKIRYRVDGALYEMSPPPKHLALPVTSRLKVMANLDISERRLPQDGRIAIRVAGRDVDLRVSTLPTQFGESVVLRVLDRSAVRLELESLGFPQFILTYMNEAIQQPNGIVIVTGPTGCGKTTTLYSCMRRVNVIDSKLLTVEDPVEYDIEGIMQVAVHDSVGMTFGKAIRSFLRQDPDIIMVGEMRDLETAQIAIQASLTGHLVMTTLHTNDAPGAVTRMIDMGVEPFLISSTLTAVLAQRLVRTICKKCRTPFEPTENQLSLMNLSPHDLGDKVFHYGRGCAACNDTGYRGRKGIFELLVVSEPIRALINEKAPTVVIRQKAVELGMVTLREDGLRGIFDGETTIEEVLKYT; the protein is encoded by the coding sequence ATGTCGGATATTTCTCCCAGCCCGCTGTTGGCGCTCATCAAGGAGCGAGGCCTCATTGACGATCTGCAATTGGAGGAAGTCTCTCAGGAACAGAGCCGCACGGGCAAGCCCATCGGCGAGATTCTGAATGCGTTTGGGATCGTGGACACCTTCACTCAACTCCAGATCACGGCCGATCATCTGGGGACGGAGGTTGTGGAGATTCGGGAACAGGATATCCCTCCGGACGTTTTGAAGGTGATCCCGGCGCCGCCCGCCCGCATGTATCAGTGTTTGCCGCTGGAGGATTTTGGCTCCAGCCTGCGCGTAGCCCTGGCCGATCCGCTGAATCCGGGAGTGATCGACGAACTCGGATTCACGATTGGACGGGAAGTTCAGGTCGTGGTTGCGGACCCGGCCCAAATCGAACGGGCCATCAATAATCTTTACCCGGAGGACACCGAAAGCGTCAGCCAGGTTCTCAAAGAATTGGGCGCGGAGCTCGAAGCGGGAAGGAAGGAAGCTGCCGTTGAAGCTCCCAAAGGTTATGACGTGGGGAATCTGGCAGACCAGGCCAACGCGACCCCGATCATCAAATTCGTCAATCTGGTCCTTTATCAAGCAATCCAGGATCGGGCGAGCGACATTCATTTCGAGCCCTTCGAGGATGAGTTCAAGATTCGCTACCGCGTGGACGGAGCGCTTTACGAAATGTCTCCGCCGCCCAAGCACCTCGCGTTGCCGGTTACTTCGAGATTGAAGGTCATGGCGAATCTGGATATCTCCGAGCGGCGCTTGCCTCAGGACGGGCGCATCGCCATTCGCGTGGCGGGCCGCGACGTGGACCTGCGGGTTTCGACGTTGCCGACCCAATTCGGAGAGTCAGTGGTGTTGCGCGTGCTGGATCGCTCGGCAGTTCGGCTGGAGCTGGAGTCATTGGGATTTCCTCAATTCATTCTTACTTACATGAATGAGGCGATCCAGCAGCCCAACGGAATCGTCATCGTTACGGGACCGACCGGTTGCGGCAAGACCACGACCCTTTACTCATGCATGCGGCGGGTCAATGTCATCGACTCAAAGCTCCTCACGGTCGAAGATCCGGTCGAATACGACATCGAGGGAATCATGCAGGTCGCCGTTCATGATTCTGTCGGAATGACTTTCGGCAAGGCCATCCGCTCGTTCCTTCGACAGGATCCGGACATCATCATGGTGGGTGAGATGCGCGACCTGGAAACCGCCCAGATCGCCATTCAAGCGTCGTTGACCGGCCACCTCGTGATGACCACGCTGCACACGAACGATGCGCCTGGCGCGGTGACTCGTATGATCGACATGGGCGTGGAGCCGTTCCTGATTTCTTCGACCTTGACGGCGGTACTTGCCCAGCGGCTCGTTCGGACGATTTGCAAGAAGTGCCGGACCCCGTTTGAACCGACCGAGAACCAGTTGTCTCTGATGAACCTTTCTCCCCACGACCTGGGCGACAAGGTTTTCCATTATGGCCGCGGCTGCGCGGCGTGCAACGACACGGGCTATCGGGGACGAAAAGGCATCTTTGAGTTGCTCGTGGTGAGCGAGCCAATTCGGGCCTTGATCAACGAAAAGGCCCCGACAGTTGTCATACGTCAAAAGGCCGTTGAATTGGGAATGGTGACGCTGCGCGAAGATGGGCTGCGGGGCATCTTCGACGGTGAAACCACGATTGAAGAAGTGTTGAAGTACACATAA
- a CDS encoding type II secretion system F family protein — protein MPKFNYVAMDSRGKETKGTLEVANQNEAIARLKEMNYFPTKVVEADKVKEKPGKKAAPQAGAKKKGSMQINIKIPGLGGKVKPKVLTAFTRQLATLVDAGLPLLRGLRVLEKQEKNATLRRIISDLAVSIEGGSTFSEGLAQHPKVFNRLFVNMVKAGELGGVLEVVLNRLAEFMEKAQKIKGKVVAAMFYPAAVMFVATVILAVLMIVVVPKFKSIFADMLEGASLPAFTDTVLAISDTIKNYSIMEVTFFPYYIPGPVVWSIVGVFILFRLSLKTKIGRKAFDKFKLVFPVLGPVVSKVAISRFARTLGTLISSGVPILQALTIVKETSGNVIVGNAVAAVHESVKEGETITAPLEAANVFPPMVISMVDVGEQTGALPEMLIKIADNYDDEVDNAVAAMTSLLEPIMIVFLAVVVGSIVIALFLPLITLIDKLGSEGAGGQGGGDD, from the coding sequence ATGCCGAAATTCAATTACGTCGCCATGGACTCCCGTGGCAAAGAAACCAAAGGCACTTTGGAAGTCGCGAATCAAAACGAAGCCATCGCCCGCCTCAAAGAAATGAATTACTTCCCGACGAAAGTCGTGGAGGCTGACAAGGTCAAGGAAAAGCCCGGAAAAAAAGCCGCCCCCCAGGCTGGAGCCAAGAAGAAGGGCTCCATGCAAATCAACATCAAGATCCCGGGCTTGGGCGGGAAGGTTAAGCCAAAAGTGCTCACGGCTTTCACACGCCAATTGGCGACGCTGGTGGATGCGGGTCTTCCTTTGTTGCGTGGCTTGCGGGTTTTGGAAAAACAAGAGAAGAACGCCACGCTGAGAAGGATCATTTCCGACCTCGCCGTATCGATCGAAGGCGGAAGCACGTTTTCTGAAGGTTTGGCGCAGCATCCCAAAGTTTTCAACCGCCTCTTCGTGAACATGGTGAAGGCCGGTGAACTGGGCGGCGTGTTGGAGGTGGTGTTGAACCGGCTGGCTGAATTCATGGAAAAAGCCCAGAAGATCAAAGGCAAGGTCGTCGCCGCCATGTTCTACCCGGCTGCGGTCATGTTCGTGGCAACGGTCATTCTGGCCGTCTTGATGATTGTCGTGGTGCCGAAGTTCAAGTCGATCTTTGCGGACATGCTCGAAGGCGCCAGTCTGCCTGCGTTCACGGACACGGTTCTGGCCATCAGCGACACCATCAAGAATTATTCCATAATGGAGGTCACCTTCTTTCCTTACTACATTCCAGGTCCGGTTGTCTGGAGTATCGTGGGTGTCTTCATCCTTTTCCGATTGTCGCTGAAAACCAAAATTGGCCGCAAAGCCTTCGATAAGTTCAAGCTCGTATTCCCGGTTCTGGGTCCCGTGGTCAGCAAAGTCGCCATCTCTCGCTTTGCCCGGACACTCGGCACCTTGATCAGCAGCGGTGTGCCGATTCTGCAGGCGCTTACCATCGTGAAAGAAACATCGGGAAACGTGATCGTTGGGAATGCCGTAGCCGCGGTTCATGAAAGCGTCAAAGAGGGCGAGACCATCACGGCGCCACTTGAGGCAGCGAATGTTTTTCCACCGATGGTCATCAGCATGGTGGACGTCGGCGAGCAAACGGGCGCCTTGCCGGAAATGTTGATAAAGATCGCCGATAACTACGACGACGAAGTGGATAATGCGGTTGCCGCGATGACCTCGCTTCTGGAACCCATTATGATCGTCTTCCTTGCGGTAGTCGTAGGAAGCATCGTCATCGCGTTGTTCCTCCCGTTGATCACCTTGATCGACAAGCTCGGTTCTGAAGGCGCCGGAGGCCAGGGCGGCGGTGATGATTGA
- a CDS encoding prepilin-type N-terminal cleavage/methylation domain-containing protein translates to MKIVLKTSHSTVRTAAFRLLPRTLGGRASKRPEGHRPKRRFRGSFHDLRTMRMAHEPKTIRTTALRLLPRTFRSPALKRPKGHGPEERFMGRQPGFTLIELLVVISIIGVLASLTVGLSAVASRKSKESRVRADLDRLVTGIENYKAALGMYPPDNPGKPSTNQLFYELSGTIYEQSGARGNFVTPNKQERIDAESIRQVFGARGFSNSARPGENPKFEEEFKQAQHGEIALETDVEVLVSPVRGPELFSYQGRPPVQLAIPVRGNPKNKLNPWLYDSSSPGRNNRNTFDLWTEVIIGRNIVRFSNWDKDPVVIGRAK, encoded by the coding sequence ATGAAGATTGTCCTGAAAACAAGCCATTCGACTGTGCGGACCGCAGCCTTTAGGCTGCTTCCGCGCACTCTCGGCGGTCGGGCGTCGAAGCGGCCTGAAGGCCACAGGCCGAAGAGACGGTTTAGGGGAAGTTTCCATGATCTCAGGACCATGCGCATGGCCCATGAACCGAAAACCATCCGGACCACAGCCCTCAGGCTCCTTCCGCGCACCTTCCGGAGTCCAGCGCTGAAGCGGCCTAAAGGCCACGGTCCGGAGGAACGGTTCATGGGAAGACAACCGGGCTTCACGCTGATCGAACTGCTGGTGGTCATCAGCATCATCGGCGTGCTGGCCAGCCTGACGGTCGGCCTCAGCGCCGTCGCCTCTCGGAAGAGCAAGGAATCCAGGGTCCGGGCGGACCTGGATAGGTTGGTCACGGGGATTGAGAACTATAAAGCCGCGCTGGGCATGTATCCGCCCGATAATCCGGGGAAACCTTCTACGAATCAGCTTTTCTATGAACTGAGCGGCACGATCTACGAGCAATCAGGAGCCAGAGGCAATTTTGTGACTCCGAACAAACAGGAGCGAATCGACGCGGAATCGATCCGCCAGGTGTTCGGCGCTCGCGGGTTTTCCAATTCGGCCCGCCCAGGAGAAAACCCGAAGTTTGAAGAAGAGTTCAAACAGGCGCAGCACGGGGAGATCGCCTTGGAAACCGACGTGGAAGTCCTGGTCTCTCCGGTCAGGGGCCCTGAATTGTTTTCCTACCAGGGCCGGCCTCCGGTGCAATTGGCCATCCCTGTGCGGGGCAACCCGAAGAACAAGCTGAATCCGTGGCTCTACGACTCCTCTTCTCCGGGCCGCAACAATCGAAACACGTTCGATTTGTGGACCGAAGTCATCATTGGCCGGAACATTGTCCGGTTCAGCAACTGGGACAAAGACCCCGTTGTGATTGGCCGGGCGAAATGA
- a CDS encoding type II secretion system protein, with product MKNFFTRSRKFIVGFTLIELLVVISIIGILASMLLPVVSKAKLKAQVIKARTEISSIVGAIKAYQSTYHVFPASRDTRAALSEAGENSPDFTYGTRYGGGWWANKKGQQSQIGTLGVNARAQANNSEIIAILKDLTVFRNGQPTVNINHSLNTQKTSFLDAKEVDGLQTPGIGPDGVYRDPWGNPYIISIDLNYDGQCRDGLYRYDKVSADAKGIGHNGLFRGNPKQANSFEARTEVMVWSMGPDGWANPAVPAALPPNKDNILSWQ from the coding sequence ATGAAAAACTTCTTTACTCGTTCCCGGAAATTCATTGTGGGATTCACCTTGATCGAGTTGCTCGTGGTCATCTCGATCATCGGCATTCTGGCGTCGATGCTTCTGCCCGTCGTGAGCAAGGCGAAACTTAAAGCGCAGGTCATCAAGGCCAGAACCGAGATCAGCAGCATCGTTGGCGCAATCAAAGCCTATCAGTCCACCTATCATGTTTTCCCGGCTTCCAGGGACACACGCGCCGCCCTATCTGAGGCCGGAGAAAACAGTCCCGACTTTACTTATGGCACCAGGTACGGCGGTGGTTGGTGGGCGAACAAGAAAGGCCAGCAATCGCAAATCGGAACGCTGGGAGTCAACGCACGGGCACAGGCCAATAACTCGGAGATTATCGCCATTTTGAAGGACCTGACCGTGTTTCGAAACGGCCAGCCCACGGTCAACATCAATCACTCGCTCAACACCCAGAAGACATCTTTTCTCGACGCTAAGGAAGTGGACGGTCTGCAGACTCCCGGGATTGGCCCCGACGGAGTGTATCGCGACCCGTGGGGCAACCCCTACATCATCTCAATCGACCTGAACTACGATGGGCAATGCCGGGACGGGCTTTACCGCTACGACAAGGTTTCGGCTGATGCGAAAGGCATCGGCCACAATGGTCTGTTCAGGGGCAATCCCAAACAGGCGAACTCCTTCGAAGCCCGCACGGAGGTCATGGTCTGGTCCATGGGGCCTGATGGTTGGGCCAATCCGGCCGTGCCGGCGGCTTTGCCCCCCAACAAGGACAATATCCTGAGCTGGCAGTAA
- a CDS encoding prepilin-type N-terminal cleavage/methylation domain-containing protein, with translation MGSIGGSPLPQPSPARRGRTAENSGELQESRERSAGSLPASLANVSPRRRADKLSTLLPKSCRAFTLVELLVVMVIIGILTSITLPALKGIGQANLNAAANRQILDDLAFARLRAINDRTTVYMVFVPPYVAQKLDQARGDFQELRYVTNLLGGPYRGYALLAARTVGDQPGRGRRRYLSDWKTLPEGALFAPYKFDSRLSRHPNDYLRSFATNAFPFPDANSSPFMLPYIAFNPYGQLTSQQDELIPLAKGHITFPRDDAGNFIHSTPDVQLIPPGQGTNTFQYVRVNWLTGRAKIEPVIPQ, from the coding sequence ATGGGAAGTATCGGTGGTTCTCCCTTACCCCAACCCTCTCCCGCTAGGAGAGGGAGAACGGCCGAAAACAGCGGGGAACTTCAAGAATCCCGCGAACGGAGCGCGGGCAGCCTGCCCGCAAGTCTCGCGAACGTTTCGCCAAGACGCCGTGCGGACAAGCTGTCCACGCTCCTTCCAAAATCTTGCCGCGCCTTCACGCTGGTCGAATTGCTCGTGGTCATGGTAATCATCGGCATTCTGACGTCGATCACGCTGCCGGCGTTGAAGGGCATTGGCCAAGCCAACCTCAACGCGGCCGCCAACCGCCAGATTCTGGACGATCTCGCGTTCGCCCGCCTTCGTGCCATCAACGACCGCACGACGGTTTACATGGTGTTCGTCCCGCCGTATGTCGCTCAGAAGCTGGACCAGGCCCGGGGCGACTTTCAGGAACTGCGGTACGTGACCAATCTGCTCGGTGGACCGTACCGAGGCTACGCGCTGCTGGCCGCGCGCACGGTGGGCGACCAGCCGGGCCGAGGCCGGCGCCGGTATCTTTCCGATTGGAAGACGCTTCCTGAAGGAGCCCTGTTCGCTCCGTACAAATTCGACTCCAGGCTTTCTAGGCATCCCAACGATTATCTGCGGAGCTTCGCGACCAATGCGTTTCCGTTTCCGGATGCCAACAGCTCGCCGTTCATGCTGCCGTACATCGCTTTCAATCCGTACGGCCAGCTTACCTCGCAACAGGACGAGTTGATTCCGCTGGCCAAAGGCCACATCACATTTCCGCGCGACGACGCTGGAAATTTCATCCATTCCACGCCGGACGTGCAGTTGATCCCGCCCGGACAAGGCACAAATACCTTTCAATACGTCCGGGTCAATTGGCTCACGGGCCGCGCCAAAATCGAACCTGTCATCCCGCAATAG
- a CDS encoding type II secretion system protein, with protein MKTQFEKRSGRHPAGALRCGVVAQSCTLPYRRFAIGVAPASSEAIKPVRRSQNAILRYGRFQIYATSRCAAFTMVEIALSLAIIAFALVAIIGVLPAGVKVQQENREETIINQDGLFLLEAIRTGSKGVDDLTNYVESVTVRYGRLNSITFTNTLAANVPNRLTNGLQIIGLLSTPKFERMPDGSTRSNAVEAHVRAITGVAGEKSRLNDQVAFRYRVRSEVVPFMNRPPGWVSGRSNEFAIATNLLNNLYDVRLTLRWPLYQKGQNWETGRSRKSFRTLVSGELRPFTPPRSRYSFYWFEPNAFATNALVAGF; from the coding sequence ATGAAAACGCAGTTTGAGAAGCGATCAGGCCGGCACCCAGCCGGCGCGTTGCGGTGCGGTGTCGTAGCGCAGAGTTGCACTCTGCCGTATCGCCGATTTGCAATCGGCGTCGCTCCCGCAAGTTCCGAGGCGATCAAGCCTGTCAGGCGTTCGCAGAATGCAATTCTGCGATACGGCAGATTTCAAATCTACGCTACGTCGCGTTGCGCGGCCTTCACCATGGTCGAGATCGCGCTGAGTTTGGCGATCATTGCGTTCGCACTTGTCGCCATCATTGGCGTGCTGCCCGCCGGCGTGAAGGTGCAACAGGAGAACCGCGAAGAGACGATCATCAACCAGGATGGCCTGTTTCTGCTGGAAGCCATCCGAACAGGATCGAAAGGCGTCGATGACCTGACCAACTACGTCGAGTCCGTGACCGTGCGTTACGGCCGGCTCAATTCCATCACGTTCACCAACACCCTGGCCGCCAACGTGCCCAATCGCCTGACCAACGGCCTGCAAATTATCGGTCTCCTGAGCACGCCGAAGTTCGAGCGGATGCCGGACGGTTCGACCCGCTCCAACGCCGTCGAGGCGCACGTGCGGGCGATCACGGGCGTGGCCGGGGAGAAAAGCCGGCTGAACGATCAAGTGGCGTTTCGCTACCGAGTGCGATCCGAAGTCGTGCCGTTCATGAATCGTCCGCCCGGCTGGGTTTCCGGGCGGTCGAACGAATTCGCCATCGCGACCAACCTGCTGAACAACCTCTACGATGTGCGTCTGACCCTGCGCTGGCCCTTGTATCAGAAGGGCCAGAATTGGGAGACGGGCCGGAGCCGAAAATCCTTCCGCACGCTGGTGAGCGGCGAATTGAGGCCTTTCACGCCGCCCCGTTCTCGTTACTCGTTTTACTGGTTTGAACCCAACGCGTTTGCCACGAACGCGCTCGTGGCCGGATTCTAA